TTCATCTTTCCCATAGCAATCCATGTTCTTATTCTTATGACCCCAATTTTATAAGGCTTCCATGTTTTCAGACTGGCCCTTTGCAGTCGGATAGTCAGCCTACCAATGAACACAAACAAATAGTCAAGAGCCACGCTGACCGCTGAGACCACGGAAAACTCACAAATCAACGAATCTTCAATGACTCAGTCTCATTTCCTTTGTAGTCGAAAGGCCATGGAGCCATTTCCCGGATGATCTTCACTTTTACCCCAGATCgaccaaaactccatcatCAATCTGCTAGTCCCACTGGGGTATGGTGGACCTGGTGGCATTGAGCGGTGTAGCACGTGGccctgtcacatgatccgTGAGTCAGTCACACACGTGACTGTGCTTGTAGACGTCATTTGGCCGCTCGAGGAACTATTCTTAATTAGGTTTAGCCCCGAGACCATTCGAACTTGCTGGCTCGGAGCATCGAACATAGCAATTGTTATCACCGACGGCCACTTCTTTCTTCTATGCTGTCGAGTGCCAGCAAAGAATCATCAAAAAGCAGAATCAAGCGCCTCCTCTAAGCTCGTTTGACAATGACTCCCCCGGCTCGAGGACGGGGGACTAGCCAACGCAGCCCAACCGTCTTGGTGGGATTGACTTGACAAATCAAGCGTAGGAACCAAGCCCAATTAACACACATCGTTTTTATAGGTCACAGATTCCAGAGATCAACAACAGCCTCAAATACCGCGTCGGCGCCGCTCTCCTGCAACCAGATTCATCACCGTCGACAACGTCCTCCAGTACGCGTCCGACGTTCCTTCAATGCAGCAGCGCGGCCCACCACCAATCTCCCGGTCGCGCCGTCTTGCTTCCGCAGCAGGAGGCTTAATTACAAGTGCAGGCAGTAGCAGTTCAAGCGCAGTAGCAGGATCGGGCGGCACGATGAGCCGCCTTGCCGCACAACCGCGACTCCCTCCACGAACAACGAAAGTCAGCGAGAAGCTGGTTCTTCTGCCTGACACTGGCGAGCTGGAGGATGGCGAaaccgaggaagatgacgatgattcCGATGGTGCGGACCTCGTGGACGAGGAGCTTGTCGCACGTCTagccaaagaaaaaaatgtCGACCCGGAAAGGATCAGACACCAGTTACTTGTGTCGAAGCGACTTGGAGGCGATTTCGGCGTCGATAATGACCTTTCCCCCTTGCTggccgaagaagaagtctCGAAGAAACGTCGTGTTGCACCTGAACGCGCGAAGAGTTATGCGGAGCGGTTGCCGAAGGCGCGGCGGACGGAGAAGCTTGCGCGTGTTACGGCGTACTGTACAGCTCAAGCGTATAAGATGGGGTCGCTTGCTACCTTTGTTAAGGAGCAGCATGGTGGGCGGACGAAGCTTTATGATGATTGTCTCTACACCGCGTATCATCTCCCTCTTTTGCCGGGCCATGAGGGGTATCGTCTGCGAAGTAGCCCCGTGTTGAAATACCCGGGTGGCAAGTCGCTGTTGGATGAAGAGATTGAACGGAATGAACTTCGTGATTATCATGATGAATATATGCTTGAGACGGAGGAGCATTCCGTTGGTGGACACAACCGTCCAGAGGATGAGCACCATTATGAAGGCTCGCCGCGACAGCCTGAGGGTCATGATCCCCAGGAGGAAAATCGCGAAGAATTCCTGAATCGAATTTCCGAGGAAGTTCATGGTCATCTCCCCGATGACCATGGCCATGAGCACGCCGCCAGCTCCGGCGAAAGTGTCGATGGGTTGCACCATATCCCGCCACTCCCGCAACCAGACAGCAATGAGGGAACTCGGCAATCTTCGCCTGAACCTGCACTCCGTCGCCGAAGACACAGCACGGACGACAGCCACGCTTTGATTCGAGACCGTCCCTCCCCACCGGTCCCCACAccctcctcgtcctcaacACAGCAAGCCCCAGCTCGGACGTTATACAATGTCGCTGAAATGTTCGTTTTCAGTTACGGTgtcgtcgtcttttggaaCTTTACCGAGCGACAGGAGAAAGACCTTCTGGCAGATCTGGCATTTGCTACATCATCTGCAACTGGCATCCCTACTCCTCTGGCGACAATGCCTCTTGACGAGGAAGACTTTGAAACAGAAGAGTTCCATTTCGAGTATTCGACCGAGATCTCGCGCCCGCGAGTCTATAACGACATGATCACTCTTCGCAGTGGCGACCACATGATCAAGCTCGCTATTAGCCATGGTATTTCACAGAGCACTAAACTTTGCTTCTTCGAGGAAGTTATGGCCCGACAGATGGCGGACGCCAAAGACGTTCCCAGACGTCTTGCTGTTACGGGTCAACTGGGCATGAAACGTGAAGAGGTCTTCCGGATTTTAGGTAGATTGTTTAAGAGTCGTGTTGAGGTCAACCTCTGTAAGTTCCCAATCCTTTATATGTCCTCTTCCACGTTTTACTGTGGAGAAGAGATTTAATTCCATGCTAATGTTTTCCACCAGCATCCAACATGCTCGATGTGCCGAACTTCTTCTGGGAGAGCGAACCAACCCTTTACCCGCTCTACATCGCCGTGCGCGAGTATCTGGAGATCAAGCCACGAATTCAGGTTCTCAATGAGAGATGTCGGGTATTCCTCGATCTCGCAGAGATCTTATCCGACTCGATTGCCGACAGCCGCACTTCCCGTAGGTCTTGACCTTCTTTTCCCTCCCTGGTCTCCTAACTGACCGCATTCTAGACCAAACCTGGATCATCATTgtcctcatcatcatttCAATCATCGTTACAATCTCCGAAGTTTTCCTCCGCTTCGGCCTTCTCCATGCAAGCCAGGGCTCCGCTGGTACACCTGCCAGCATCTTAGCTCGTGTCATGGGTCGATCTGTTACCCCTTCTCCACCCCCCGAGTGGTACCCATACTCTGGCGCTGATGCGCCACCGGGCTGCATCTGTCCCTCTCTTGGTCCTGCCGGCGCCGGCTCGGGTATGGGCGTCAGCGGAATGATGGGATACTGATTCATTTGAGTTTCTAACAGCTGGATACCATGGCGCAATTGGTGTTGTGGCAGGGGTCACTGAACACATTTTCACTTCGGTTGCATCTTCAAAACTAACAGATTCTTTAAACATGTCAACTCTTCAAAATTGGTCCTCTTCCTGCCTACCCCCGTTCTTATTCTTAAAACACTCCTCCAACTGTCGAAAAACGTAGTCGGTGACGATGGCTCCCTTATGCCAGGCACGTGGTGTTATATGCCCTTTCAGCGCTTGCTTTGGGTCCTGAATCCTATCTATTGAACTTGCCACAGACGTGGTGAAAAATCCCAggaattcaaaaaaaaaccccctccTTTCAACCAAAGCCGACGTCACCCCTTGCCCAGGCGTAACCTCGGTGGGTGGACGCGGAATAGGCGACTAGCCATAAGacggagaaaaagaaaaacttTTGAGACGATATCTAAGGAGAAATTTTCAAAAAGAACGCTGGAATATTATCTCACATACAACGTCCCTGATATCATCTTAAGCTAGATTAAGCGGGGGTTAAAGGTATTCGCAGTGCTGGAACGGTCCAATGAATCTGAACCTCTTCAAAACAAACCATCTCTACATGATAGTATAGGCTACCTCATCACCGGTTGAACACCAATTTACTCGCTCTAAGGTTTGGTTGCACGTCTATTATTGAGCGAGGCTCTGAACATGCGGAGATAGTCCCTTAGCAACTGGTTCCTGATTCCTAAAGGACCAGCTGGTTGGCTTCAACTTTCCTAGGCCCTATTTCTAGAGAAGTAGTGAAGATAGAGTTATACGACGTGAGACACTCGCTTAATTTCTATCGTACTCTAATGTCCTATAGATTAATAATGAAAAGGGGGTGTTGGTGAACATTGAGAAGACCCAAATTGAGACCACCGATAGAAAACTGACATACCAAGTCTACTAAGGCTAGACATTGCTATAGCTTAGATAGCTAAAGGGGGCTTTAATATCCTACATTATGACCTAGAGAATTAGCACTTAGCCGTTGCACATCATGAATGCAATCCCTGTACCGACCATCGACCCTGAGAGGTGTGAAGTTGGCCGAGAGAACAAACTAACCGTTGTCGGACGCATTTGAAGACCAAAGTTTCGTTATTACTGGGAAGGATGGGATGGGGGAAGGTTAGGGAGTCGACGAGAGCAGAATGGACTACCGTAAGTTTACACAGTGCACTTGGATGCTGGGAtaagaaaaggaaaaaaaaaaaagtagaaaatCAATCCAAAATCCCCGTTAAGACGGACAGAGCCGAACGATGCTAAATATGAAACAGAGACATTAGATATCAGTACATAAGGGCCGGGATTTCAAAGAGAACGCAGGCCCGGTTGCTCTCCCCAACATTCGTTTTATCGTATTTCTTTCaaaatttcctttttgaGGCGATTTTAAATTTAGCCGGTCACCTTGAAGATGGACTCGGCGAGTCTCTCAACGTTGCTGGAGGTGATACCAGCGACGGAGATACGACCGTCCTTAGTAGCGTAGACAGAGTGCTAGAAACGTTGTTAGGAGTCAAACTAGAGAAGAGGTGTGAATGTAAATCTTACCTCCTTGGCAAGGGAGTCCATCTGCTCGGGCTTCAGGCCAGTGTAGGCGAACATGCCGATCTGGATATTTAAGTCAGTCACATGGATCAAAGAGAATTAAGATGTGAGATCTCACCTGGCTGGTGATGTGGGACCAGTCGTGCTTGCTGCCGAGCTTCTCAAGGTTGGTGCGGAGAAGCGAGCGCATCTCGATGATGCGGCTAGCCATGCCCTCGACCTCACCGAGCCACTGCTTGTTAAGGACAGGGTCGTTCATGATGGTGGAGGCGATGCGAGCACCGTGAACGGGAGGGTTAGAGTAGAAGGGGCGAATGAGAATCTTGACCTGCGAATCGAcacgcttcttctcctctgCGTTCTCGCAAACGAGGGAGAAAGCACCAACACGCTCGCCGTACAGACCCATGTTCTTGGCGAAACTCTGGCAAAGAGCGATGTTGTGACCCTCCTTGACGAAGTGGCGGGGAGCAAAGGCATCCCGGTCGGCGTTACCACTGGCAAAGCCCTGGTAGGCCATGTCGAAGAATGCGAAGTGGCCCTTCTGCTTCATGACATCGCTAATCTGGCGCCACTGGGCCTGCGTAGGGTCGACACCGGTGGGGTTGTGCGCGCAAGCGTGGAGGAGAATGATGCTGCCCTCGGGGGCGGCCTTAATATCGGCGATCAAACCCTCGAAGTCCAGGCCAATGGTGTCCTTGTTGTAGTAGCTGTACTGGGCGACCTCGAGACCGGAGTCGGAGAAAACAGCCTTGTGGTTAGCCCAGCTGGGGTTGGGGAGGTAGATCTTCTTCGCGCCAGGGTAGAACCGCTTGAGGAAAGCACCGCCAATGCGCAGGGCACCGGTACCGGAGATGGTCTGGGTGATGACGAGGCGGTTGTCCTTGATGGCAGAGGAGTCGGCGCCGTAGGCGAGCTCagcggcggcggtggtgaAGGCGGGAATACCGGTGATGCCAGCGTACTCCTTGTCCAAGCGCGATGCGACGACCTTGTCCTCGGCGGCGCGGACAGAGGGCAGGACATAAGGCTTACCCGTGTCGTCACCTAAAACCACGCGACGGCTCGTCAGCAATCCGAAGTTCTATTCATTGCGCAACAAGGTGATTTTTTGGGGCGAGGCTTACGGTAGGCACCCACGCCCAGGTTGATCTTCTCTTTGAAGGAGTCGGCCTTGAAAGCTTCGGTAATGCCGAGAATGGCGTCCTATTAACCGAGCTACGTTAGAATTGGCCTTTCAAACCACCATTACGGTGACTGCAAGCTCAATGCTTACAGGAGGACCCTGGGGAACATTGGCCCAGGCCGAGGCGTGTCTAGCTCCGATCAAGATGGTGCGCATGTTAGCCTCGCGGGAGGCAGCCGACCGGCTGGCAACTCTGAGAGTGGAAAGCATAATGACAGAGACGaagaaaaatgaaaaggACAAGACCGAGATCTTCTGTATGTGGGAttggaagagaagagggaagaaCCGGAGCAGGAGAGAAAGAATATAAAGGATCGGTCAAGTAGTTCCGATGCCTGACTCATGTGATACTTGTACCGGGTACCTGCCAGTTGGTATGCAGCTCCGCCTGAACCCATGTACCAAGTACAACCAACCCTGGCGAGATGTACGAATGGGATTGGCTGCATCCCCCGGATAAATTGCAGGGATCAACGGTTGTCTTCACGGGTATTTAGTTATTTGAATCTGGTGAATTGTGGTCGACATTTCGGCTGCTACTTCATACGTTGAATTTCAAGGAATGTCGAGTGAAACACTAGAATATTCCAAAATGCCAACATCCGATGTATACAACTTTCAACTTGCCAACATCAGCCCATCTCCAAAATGTGTCTCCGCAAGTCGAATCTCCGGTGAACTGATCGAGGCTGGCAAACTCTCCAACTCCACATTGTTTCCCCTCACATAGTTGGAGTAATCCTCCCATTTCCCCGTATCTGAGATGACACCTTGGATTCTTACACCCCCGCAGGAGCAACTCGGTTAAATATGTCCATCCCTTGAAAATGCacaaaattttttttctcttaaTGTTGTAATAGTAAATACATGTCTTGTCCCCCACGAGAGATGAAGAGACGCTGTCTGATCAAGGCCGAAGGGAAAAACTACGGAGCATCGGAAGGGCTTTTGGCACAGACTTTGGATATCGTAAAATTGGTATTTGGCTAGCGAAAAAAAGATCAGCCCAGGCGAACACCAGCTTGGCGATTCTTGCGCGCAGCAGTGCCGACAGCAGCGTTCATGCCGGTGTTCTGGCTGCTGTCTAGTGTGCTCATGGATTCGCgcttcttttcttcatcGATCTTTTTCAAACGCTTCTCGGTCTTCATCTTTCCACTGCCTTTGCCGTGGAACTGATGACTGAGTTGCTTGAAGGCTTCTTTTTGGTTCATGTGGCGACCGAATTCATCCACATACCGCAGCTGGACGTCGGGCTTGTATTCGCGGTTGAACACGTCGGCCATATGACGCGCTTCCTGCTGGTCGCGCTGCTTGTTCTCCCAGCGCGCGTGTTCCTCGCGCTCACGGGCTGACATGCGCTCAAGCTTGCCGGAGGCACGGTCTCGCTCACGCTGCTGGCGGGCGCGTCGCTCAATTTCGGACTCGCGGTTCGCCTTGTCAGCCAAGAAACGCTGGCGATCGCGCATGAGCGCGTTTTGACTCGTGCTATTGTTGTCTTTAACCAGACCGCGCGATTTCAACATTGATAGAGTTGCAGCAAGACCATGATCCAAAGTAGATTCCTCTTCTAGACCTGTACCAGTGAGTTGTTGTGGCTGGGCCGCAGATGCTTCATCGCGCTTGATGCGCGCGGCAAgctcctcttcgtcttcaatatCGCCATAACGGTCCATGTCAATTTCCACGCCCTCCTCTTCAGGCTCTGCGCTGGGACTTTCAGGTTCCTTGGCCGCGGATCTGGCGTGTTTTTCTTCCTGCTCGAGGAGTGTAGGCTTGTGTAGATTTGAAACAAACTCCGATGTCTCGTCAATAACAAGGCCAGGTTCCTCGCCTTCGTTGTCAGAGTTTTCAATGTCCATTGGGGTCTGAGTCTCCTCTTCTCGAAGCTGCTTGGCAAGCTCTTCGGGGCTGATCTTCTTACGCTTCTTGAAGGCTGCGCGTCGTTGCAATGCAAGAGAGGCTTGAAGGTCGTCATCATCCACGAAAGAAACATCTTCATTTATGGGCTTGCGGGGAGCAGGAACTGGGACTCCACCATTTGAATCAATATCCATGGCCGAGGATGCTTGCGCATCGGTCGAATCTGCAGCCGGAGCAATCTCGTCGTCGTCCATGAAAGTCCTCTTTCTTGTAGCTttggccttcttcttcttgggctTCTTAATTTTGACCTCGCTGATGTCCATGTAATCAGAGGACGGCACTTCCGGCTCAAAGTCGAGGCTGATAATGTTCTTCCGCAGCTGGTTTGATACTTCCTGTCGCTTTGCTTCGCGTTCTTCGGTCGAGCCTTGGGCATCGAGTGTAAATCTCTTCCGCTTTTTGCCCTCGATCTCCTCGTCGTATTGAGAAAGAATACCCTGATTCTCTGCCGTAGGATCGTAGACgggctttttcttcttgaGCTCCAGCTTCTCTTCAGTTCTTTCCTTCTCGACCAACTCTAGATTTTGGAGCTCATcgtcctcttcctcgtcatccaCCGCGGCGTCCTTTAACGTCAGAATGTGATCTTCACCGCTATCAAAAGCACCTGCAGCATGTCCGACCTTGATGCCAGCAAGATCCGCTGCAGTGTATTCGGCTTCTGCAAGGCGCTCCCGTTCTGCGAGTTCCTCGGCCAGTCTCCGGGCGCGTTCcttctcaatcttcttttggCGTTTTTTGGATTGTGATAGCCAGCCCTTAGTATCGAGCTCATCGCCATTCCCCTCGCCTAGTGTAGATCCCTGTAGTTGAATATTCCTTTGGGCGATGTCACGCGCCCGCTTGATGGCGGCATTCTTTTCGTCACGTTTCCGTTTCGCTTCCGCGGTTTCCTGAACCTTCTTCCAGTTTTCGTAGCTTTCCGCTTGTCGTGACTCGAGGGTGCTGGCTGGTTCGTCTTCTTCACCGGACTCGCTGTCGTCGTCTTCTCTGAACTCTGGGCCGGCGCCGGGAACTGGGAGTGGCTTGAGGCCAAGAGCCACTCGGATCTTATTATTTTGCTCGATAGAGAGAGCGTCCGCCATTTTAACAGTATATGGAGGAGAAggggaagagatggaaaggCAAATGGCCTTGAGCGCATCGCCGTCTGGCTTGCTGATTACCGCAAACGAGTCACGTGATGTGACCGACTGGCACTCTACCTATTTAAGACTAGTGTCATAAATTCTAAGCGGCCCCACTTGGAACATAAATAAGAGccttccctcttcttcctttctctttttcttcttctccaaaaCCGGATCTGTGTCCAGATTTCCTGTCCATAGACTCCAGTCTGACTGGTTTCTTTGTGACGGTTGAGAGCTGGGCATTTCGACGAGCTTGGAGCCATCATTTTTGTGGATGGCCTTTACGGTTTCCGGTCGACAGATCTCAGATTAATTGTTCGCGCCTTGTGACGCGGGTCTTGAGCTCCCACTGGTGAGCTCGGCTTGATAGCTTGGTGCCGGACGGCGTCATATTTCATATCTCTTTGCCGATTGGCCGTTGGCCGCTGAGGTTAGGGAATAACCATGACTTGCCAACATCTCCTAATAGAACTCGTATTTTGTAAACCCCAGATTGAGGAAAGTCATCAGTTCTGCAGGATTAGAATGTCTGAGACGTGCTACATGCCTCTGAGCTTTTTGGTTTACAGCCGTGTTACATTCTTGGCGCGACGGGTTTCGTAAAGTTGGAAACATAATCGTCGAGGTCGTGATGATCATTGCCTAGCCAGATGCGCAAGAAGCACATGCATAATGTGTATAATTTACAACAGCTTCAAATGTCCCGTCACGCCGTCAACCACGCTCTTGGGTCCCAAGACTCCCAACACGGTCTTGCTGCCACTTGCGATTTGAGTGCGCCCAGCATCCTGGATAACGCGCGTGCAAAGCCCAAGGCTAATAGCCTGAGCCTGCATGACCAGCAGCTCATCCTCGGACTTGACCTGCAATGCAATCTTGGCCTGGCCACCGCGCTCCCATTTCTTGAGGATAGGCGAGTTGGGCGCGTATTCGAGGAAGTATTTGTAGCAGGCGAGGGTAGCGTGGCCGCATTGCGCGGCAATTTTTCCTAAAGGAAAAATCTTGTTAGCGCTTGCAACACGAGTGCGAGGAATGATTGAAACGTTGCGCATGAAGCTCATACCTTTGGTCATGCCCAGGTCCATGCGGACGACCAGCACCAGCTTCACCTCCTCGTTGTTGTCCTTGAAGCTCGAGAGTTCTTCGCCATTgccctcatcttcctcgtcggtctcttcttcttcttcggagTCTGATTCGTCCTCGGAGGAGGAGTGGCTATGGACCTTCACATCGTAGCTGTTCGGCcacccttctttttctttgaagaGGTTAATCGAGGAGCCTTGGCCGATAAAATACCCGGTCACGCCTGCAATAATGGCTGTTGCAATCACGTAGGCAGCCGTTGTGGGAGGTATGCGGTCTAATGGTACCGGAGCAGCCATTTTCGGTTGTGTTGGTTGGTAGTTGGAGATCTGAGCCTTGCGGAATAAAATTTTGAGGGAAACTCGACCGCCCGGGATGTCTTCTCGTTTTGTTCTGCGCTCgccttttgctttttcctAACTTGATCAATGTCAGACACGACATATTCTGAAAAaagaactgcttcttcaGATTTAATGCATTTGACTACTGACAGCCTTATTACTTATCTGGACCAGTTTTGGCTTTGTCACTCAGTTTGCAGCATGTCAATCTTTCCCGCAAAGACCTGAGTTGATCAGCTATAGTGTTCCAACGCTAAGACGACATAGAGCGACCAAGTTATAACTCATTTAGCAAATCTAACATATGACGCCGCAATGTATTTCTCTCAACCCAACACACCCATGATCGAGATTTATTGAAAGATGATATGCACCCACCACCTTTGAGAATGACTTCATAGCACCCTTTTGTCACCAGGATTTCACAGCCATTCGGCGTACTAAAAAAACTGCCTTTGATTCAGGTAGAATGATCATTCCCATCCCTTTTTGCAGTTCATATGTTCCCCAGCTTCCCCGTTTCGGAAATTGGGGCAACCCTCTAAATCGGGGCTACGTACATCGAAGGCTCAATTCTTGCTCTTGTGGTCAGCCTTCCAGTTCTCATTCCCACCCAAGTACCGGAACACGATCCGTGAGTCCAAGTCCTTGCATCGCTCATCCTCACTAGCCTCCTTGTATGTCTGCAATGCCACACTCCCCAGCACATTAGTCGATCCCACGCGACGGGCCATCTCTAAAGCCAAGGAAATATCCTTCTTCATAAGCTGTACCTTAAAACCCTTCCGGTAGCCGTTAGACGACGGTGCATCGGGATCAACCCCGGGCACTGGGTTGAACGTATCGCAGATGGTGTTTTGAGCATTGCCAGCCGCATAAACCTGGGCTAGGACTCGTGGGTCTAATCCTGACTTCATTCCCATATCCATAGCCTCTGAACAGGCAATCGCGATGATGCCGGAGAGGTAGTTGTTGGAAAGTTTGGCTGCGAGACCGAGAGACGGACCACCGCATAGGATGATCTTGTTACCCATCAAGCTGAACAATTCCCCGAGCTCTTGCATATCCTTAGTGTTGTTCTCGGCACAACCGAGATAAAATGCGATTGTTCCTCGCTCCGACCCGATAACACCGCCACTCACCGGGGCATCGTAGAATGAGGCACAAGGGAAGTTCTTGGTAATGTGGTCTTTGACCTCTAGGAAGCTCGCGGTGTCGATGGTCGAGCAATCGACTAGAAGCTTCTGTCCAACGTCGCTGGAGCAGATTCCATCCGATCCCATGTACACTGCCTTGACATGCTTTCCCTCAGGTAGCATGGTGATGATGACATCCTAGTAGAATTCAGACCACGTTAGTGTCTTCTCTTCGAAAAGAAGGGACAGCAAAGCGAGTGAAGGTTGCATACAGATTTGTCAGCGACATTCTTTGGATCAGAGCATCTCATGGCCCTTTCCGGATATTTCGCGCAGATATCATTCATGAGAGCTGGGATGATATCAAATACGTGGATCTTTGACTTGACCGGTAGCTTGCCGGCCAAGTTAGTTGCCATCCCGAAACCCATGTTTCCAAGGCCAATGAAACCAATAGCCTTTGCCATCACTATCTTGGGATTTCTGCAATTGAGATCTTGGACGAAAAGAGGTAGGTAGATCTCAGACTAAACGGACTAAGCTCATAAGTTCcatggaagatgaggagaaAGTAGGGGCGAACAAACAAATATTGACTGGGGGGGCCTCTCGGTGAGAGACGAGAGAACACACAATTCTGTAGAAATCTCAAATTCCATGCACAGGCATCAGCATCTGCAGTTGATTCGCTCTTCCTAACTCGAACATAAGGGTGTGGTCGACTCTACTGATCACTGACTCGTTTATTTCACCAGAAACAGTCATCTCAAATAAGAGATGCCGACTTTGGGTGGACTATCGCTCTTTTATTAATGATAACTTGATACTTGATGTTGACTCTATGTCTGTTGGATAACAAACCACCTATGCAGGTGCACTCTTCACAGATAAAGGATATGCTGCCAATAGATCTGCAAACAATGAAGTTGCGCTGAATCTCAGCCAGTCATGAACACCGCATGGATTGATTCTCTATGTAATGGATATCTCCCAAGATGGAAGCGTCTTGATAATTGAACACCAGGCCACCTCTTCTGACGGATCAGTGATTTCACATGCACAGGACCAGGTTAGAAAATTTATCTAGCCAGGGATAGGTGCAAAGATCAAGGTGTCGTGAGAAGAATTTGCTACTTTCATGAAGACAAGAAGCAGGCTGAAAAGAATCAGTGAGTTGGCCTTGTAACTTGAGTCTGAAGGTGTTGAGCCTATTTTGGCTCAAGATATTGAGTGGGAAGAGAAGTCATATAGTTAATctaagtttttttttgggataCTAGTTAGCAAATCGTTATTGTGAGCGGTCTTTTAAAAGAAGTATCCGAAGTAAATCGTGTGTACAACATGTTTACCTTAGATTTTGTGATGACTGAGTTGGATCGGTTGGATAGCATTTTTTTGGGAGGGGGTCTCACATCAACACTGTGCTCCGGTTAAGGCAATTGTTGTGACCGCGAAAGGGTAGTAAGTAAGTGCATCATGCAAATTGGGGTATAAATCGAGT
Above is a window of Penicillium digitatum chromosome 2, complete sequence DNA encoding:
- a CDS encoding SART-1 protein; translation: MADALSIEQNNKIRVALGLKPLPVPGAGPEFREDDDSESGEEDEPASTLESRQAESYENWKKVQETAEAKRKRDEKNAAIKRARDIAQRNIQLQGSTLGEGNGDELDTKGWLSQSKKRQKKIEKERARRLAEELAERERLAEAEYTAADLAGIKVGHAAGAFDSGEDHILTLKDAAVDDEEEDDELQNLELVEKERTEEKLELKKKKPVYDPTAENQGILSQYDEEIEGKKRKRFTLDAQGSTEEREAKRQEVSNQLRKNIISLDFEPEVPSSDYMDISEVKIKKPKKKKAKATRKRTFMDDDEIAPAADSTDAQASSAMDIDSNGGVPVPAPRKPINEDVSFVDDDDLQASLALQRRAAFKKRKKISPEELAKQLREEETQTPMDIENSDNEGEEPGLVIDETSEFVSNLHKPTLLEQEEKHARSAAKEPESPSAEPEEEGVEIDMDRYGDIEDEEELAARIKRDEASAAQPQQLTGTGLEEESTLDHGLAATLSMLKSRGLVKDNNSTSQNALMRDRQRFLADKANRESEIERRARQQRERDRASGKLERMSAREREEHARWENKQRDQQEARHMADVFNREYKPDVQLRYVDEFGRHMNQKEAFKQLSHQFHGKGSGKMKTEKRLKKIDEEKKRESMSTLDSSQNTGMNAAVGTAARKNRQAGVRLG
- a CDS encoding YagE family protein, with protein sequence MTPPARGRGTSQRSPTVLVTDSRDQQQPQIPRRRRSPATRFITVDNVLQYASDVPSMQQRGPPPISRSRRLASAAGGLITSAGSSSSSAVAGSGGTMSRLAAQPRLPPRTTKVSEKLVLLPDTGELEDGETEEDDDDSDGADLVDEELVARLAKEKNVDPERIRHQLLVSKRLGGDFGVDNDLSPLLAEEEVSKKRRVAPERAKSYAERLPKARRTEKLARVTAYCTAQAYKMGSLATFVKEQHGGRTKLYDDCLYTAYHLPLLPGHEGYRLRSSPVLKYPGGKSLLDEEIERNELRDYHDEYMLETEEHSVGGHNRPEDEHHYEGSPRQPEGHDPQEENREEFLNRISEEVHGHLPDDHGHEHAASSGESVDGLHHIPPLPQPDSNEGTRQSSPEPALRRRRHSTDDSHALIRDRPSPPVPTPSSSSTQQAPARTLYNVAEMFVFSYGVVVFWNFTERQEKDLLADLAFATSSATGIPTPLATMPLDEEDFETEEFHFEYSTEISRPRVYNDMITLRSGDHMIKLAISHGISQSTKLCFFEEVMARQMADAKDVPRRLAVTGQLGMKREEVFRILGRLFKSRVEVNLSSNMLDVPNFFWESEPTLYPLYIAVREYLEIKPRIQVLNERCRVFLDLAEILSDSIADSRTSHQTWIIIVLIIISIIVTISEVFLRFGLLHASQGSAGTPASILARVMGRSVTPSPPPEWYPYSGADAPPGCICPSLGPAGAGSGMGVSGMMGY
- a CDS encoding putative peptidyl-tRNA hydrolase, which produces MAAPVPLDRIPPTTAAYVIATAIIAGVTGYFIGQGSSINLFKEKEGWPNSYDVKVHSHSSSEDESDSEEEEETDEEDEGNGEELSSFKDNNEEVKLVLVVRMDLGMTKGKIAAQCGHATLACYKYFLEYAPNSPILKKWERGGQAKIALQVKSEDELLVMQAQAISLGLCTRVIQDAGRTQIASGSKTVLGVLGPKSVVDGVTGHLKLL
- a CDS encoding NAD binding domain of 6-phosphogluconate dehydrogenase-domain-containing protein: MGFGMATNLAGKLPVKSKIHVFDIIPALMNDICAKYPERAMRCSDPKNVADKSDVIITMLPEGKHVKAVYMGSDGICSSDVGQKLLVDCSTIDTASFLEVKDHITKNFPCASFYDAPVSGGVIGSERGTIAFYLGCAENNTKDMQELGELFSLMGNKIILCGGPSLGLAAKLSNNYLSGIIAIACSEAMDMGMKSGLDPRVLAQVYAAGNAQNTICDTFNPVPGVDPDAPSSNGYRKGFKVQLMKKDISLALEMARRVGSTNVLGSVALQTYKEASEDERCKDLDSRIVFRYLGGNENWKADHKSKN
- a CDS encoding Aspartate aminotransferase translates to MLSTLRVASRSAASREANMRTILIGARHASAWANVPQGPPDAILGITEAFKADSFKEKINLGVGAYRDDTGKPYVLPSVRAAEDKVVASRLDKEYAGITGIPAFTTAAAELAYGADSSAIKDNRLVITQTISGTGALRIGGAFLKRFYPGAKKIYLPNPSWANHKAVFSDSGLEVAQYSYYNKDTIGLDFEGLIADIKAAPEGSIILLHACAHNPTGVDPTQAQWRQISDVMKQKGHFAFFDMAYQGFASGNADRDAFAPRHFVKEGHNIALCQSFAKNMGLYGERVGAFSLVCENAEEKKRVDSQVKILIRPFYSNPPVHGARIASTIMNDPVLNKQWLGEVEGMASRIIEMRSLLRTNLEKLGSKHDWSHITSQIGMFAYTGLKPEQMDSLAKEHSVYATKDGRISVAGITSSNVERLAESIFKVTG